The following coding sequences are from one Neodiprion lecontei isolate iyNeoLeco1 chromosome 7, iyNeoLeco1.1, whole genome shotgun sequence window:
- the LOC107219082 gene encoding baculoviral IAP repeat-containing protein 7 isoform X3, which yields MNVEENRLRTFSDWPSNAAVDCNRIARAGFYYTGRSLEVQCFLCGGKITEWNYGDQVMARHRQLDPNCPFVLNPSSTCNVPLVSSPNPLSPSSSSSSSSVSRQQSNNRNPIPAVSAAIRRSQEPRAEYRTEAQRLRSFANWPVPTIVSPESLAKAGFYYLQEADMVECAFCRGIIMKWEPGDEPDREHRIHFPTCDFYLHRENNEWTESDLTELGIQAHTAPRQPKHATYEGRLRTYQGWPESLRQTPEMLADAGFYYVGVEDQVRCFYCDGGLRNWEATDDAWTEHAKWFPKCGFVALVRGQEFIKHCIDNRPPLDPSIFAEVADNGSGDVRETHPPSLSTVTPPNIRSVTEAEIEELLNTAPALAALEIGLHVGRVKAALRQRIEQTGIPFTNADQLIEDALHVQFREDGGRSDNHTPESPSAELTNLLNQVIASRTLNDSDSNAEQFSGEHRVQENMPQGVDRGEDKVMSSKSTGTVDGNESSVEIKKRGSSESCTVSLEEENRRLKEARLCKICMDKEVAVVFLPCGHLSTCVHCAPSLKHCPMCRQEIRATVRTFLA from the exons ATGAACGTCGAGGAAAACAGGTTAAGAACGTTTTCGGACTGGCCGTCGAACGCGGCGGTCGACTGCAACCGCATTGCCAGGGCCGGATTTTACTATACGGGTCGGAGCCTTGAGGTTCAATGTTTTTTATGTGGTGGCAAAATAACCGAATGGAATTATGGGGACCAGGTGATGGCTCGCCACCGTCAGCTCGATCCAAATTGTCCCTTTGTTCTGAATCCATCTAGCACTTGCAACGTGCCATTAGTCTCGTCGCCAAATCCTCTATCCCCCtcctcgtcatcgtcgtcgtcgtcagtCTCTCGGCAGCAGTCGAACAACCGTAACCCAATACCAGCCGTGTCTGCAGCCATAAGAAGAAGCCAGGAACCGAGAGCAGAGTACAGAACCGAGGCTCAGAGACTGAGATCGTTCGCCAATTGGCCTGTGCCAACGATCGTGTCACCAGAAAGCCTTGCCAAAGCAGGATTTTATTACCTTCAAGAAGCCGACATG gtGGAGTGTGCATTTTGCCGTGGTATTATCATGAAGTGGGAACCTGGCGACGAACCTGACAGAGAGCACAGAATTCACTTCCCAACCTGTGATTTCTACCTACAtagagaaaataatgaat GGACAGAGTCAGACTTAACGGAGCTTGGAATTCAAGCGCACACCGCGCCTCGACAACCCAAACATGCCACCTATGAAGGTAGATTACGAACATATCAAGGATGGCCTGAAAGCCTGAGACAAACCCCCGAAATGTTGGCTGATGCAGGTTTCTACTACGTCG gGGTTGAGGACCAAGTCAGGTGTTTCTACTGTGATGGAGGATTGCGTAATTGGGAAGCAACAGATGACGCATGGACCGAGCATGCCAAATGGTTTCCAAAATGTGGATTCGTCGCTCTAGTTAGAGGACAAGAATTCATCAAACATTGTATAGACAATCGACCGCCTCTAGATCCTTCG ATATTTGCTGAAGTGGCAGACAATGGATCCGGTGACGTAAGAGAAACTCATCCACCCTCGCTATCAACGGTTACCCCGCCAAACATACGCAGCGTCACCGAAGCTGAGATTGAAGAGTTACTCAACACAGCTCCTGCATTG GCAGCACTGGAAATTGGCTTACACGTTGGAAGAGTCAAAGCAGCACTTAGACAAAGAATTGAACAAACAGGTATCCCATTCACGAACGCCGATCAGCTTATCGAAGATGCGCTTCATGTGCAGTTCAGAGAAGATGGCGGCAG GTCTGACAATCATACTCCAGAGTCGCCATCAGCAGAATTGACTAATCTATTAAACCAAGTCATAGCATCAAGAACATTGAATGATTCGGATAGCAACGCGGAGCAATTCAGTGGAGAGCATAGAGTGCAAGAAAATATGCCACAAGGTGTTGATCGGGGTGAAGATAAAGTCATGAGTTCCAAATCCACGGGAACGGTGGATGGAAACGAGAGTTCTGTGGAAATCAAAAAACGTGGATCTAGCGAAAGTTGTACAG TTTCCCTGGAGGAAGAGAATAGAAGACTAAAAGAAGCTCGATTGTGTAAAATCTGTATGGACAAAGAGGTGGCAGTAGTTTTTCTACCGTGTGGACATTTGTCAACGTGTGTTCATTGTGCCCCGTCTTTGAAACATTGTCCAATGTGTCGTCAAGAAATTCGAGCCACAGTCCGGACATTTTTAGCATAA
- the LOC107219082 gene encoding baculoviral IAP repeat-containing protein 7 isoform X2 — protein sequence MNVEENRLRTFSDWPSNAAVDCNRIARAGFYYTGRSLEVQCFLCGGKITEWNYGDQVMARHRQLDPNCPFVLNPSSTCNVPLVSSPNPLSPSSSSSSSSVSRQQSNNRNPIPAVSAAIRRSQEPRAEYRTEAQRLRSFANWPVPTIVSPESLAKAGFYYLQEADMVECAFCRGIIMKWEPGDEPDREHRIHFPTCDFYLHRENNELSTENVELGNVKLTSGTESDLTELGIQAHTAPRQPKHATYEGRLRTYQGWPESLRQTPEMLADAGFYYVGVEDQVRCFYCDGGLRNWEATDDAWTEHAKWFPKCGFVALVRGQEFIKHCIDNRPPLDPSIFAEVADNGSGDVRETHPPSLSTVTPPNIRSVTEAEIEELLNTAPALAALEIGLHVGRVKAALRQRIEQTGIPFTNADQLIEDALHVQFREDGGRSDNHTPESPSAELTNLLNQVIASRTLNDSDSNAEQFSGEHRVQENMPQGVDRGEDKVMSSKSTGTVDGNESSVEIKKRGSSESCTVSLEEENRRLKEARLCKICMDKEVAVVFLPCGHLSTCVHCAPSLKHCPMCRQEIRATVRTFLA from the exons ATGAACGTCGAGGAAAACAGGTTAAGAACGTTTTCGGACTGGCCGTCGAACGCGGCGGTCGACTGCAACCGCATTGCCAGGGCCGGATTTTACTATACGGGTCGGAGCCTTGAGGTTCAATGTTTTTTATGTGGTGGCAAAATAACCGAATGGAATTATGGGGACCAGGTGATGGCTCGCCACCGTCAGCTCGATCCAAATTGTCCCTTTGTTCTGAATCCATCTAGCACTTGCAACGTGCCATTAGTCTCGTCGCCAAATCCTCTATCCCCCtcctcgtcatcgtcgtcgtcgtcagtCTCTCGGCAGCAGTCGAACAACCGTAACCCAATACCAGCCGTGTCTGCAGCCATAAGAAGAAGCCAGGAACCGAGAGCAGAGTACAGAACCGAGGCTCAGAGACTGAGATCGTTCGCCAATTGGCCTGTGCCAACGATCGTGTCACCAGAAAGCCTTGCCAAAGCAGGATTTTATTACCTTCAAGAAGCCGACATG gtGGAGTGTGCATTTTGCCGTGGTATTATCATGAAGTGGGAACCTGGCGACGAACCTGACAGAGAGCACAGAATTCACTTCCCAACCTGTGATTTCTACCTACAtagagaaaataatgaat TATCTACAGAGAACGTGGAGTTGGGTAATGTGAAATTGACTTCAGGGACAGAGTCAGACTTAACGGAGCTTGGAATTCAAGCGCACACCGCGCCTCGACAACCCAAACATGCCACCTATGAAGGTAGATTACGAACATATCAAGGATGGCCTGAAAGCCTGAGACAAACCCCCGAAATGTTGGCTGATGCAGGTTTCTACTACGTCG gGGTTGAGGACCAAGTCAGGTGTTTCTACTGTGATGGAGGATTGCGTAATTGGGAAGCAACAGATGACGCATGGACCGAGCATGCCAAATGGTTTCCAAAATGTGGATTCGTCGCTCTAGTTAGAGGACAAGAATTCATCAAACATTGTATAGACAATCGACCGCCTCTAGATCCTTCG ATATTTGCTGAAGTGGCAGACAATGGATCCGGTGACGTAAGAGAAACTCATCCACCCTCGCTATCAACGGTTACCCCGCCAAACATACGCAGCGTCACCGAAGCTGAGATTGAAGAGTTACTCAACACAGCTCCTGCATTG GCAGCACTGGAAATTGGCTTACACGTTGGAAGAGTCAAAGCAGCACTTAGACAAAGAATTGAACAAACAGGTATCCCATTCACGAACGCCGATCAGCTTATCGAAGATGCGCTTCATGTGCAGTTCAGAGAAGATGGCGGCAG GTCTGACAATCATACTCCAGAGTCGCCATCAGCAGAATTGACTAATCTATTAAACCAAGTCATAGCATCAAGAACATTGAATGATTCGGATAGCAACGCGGAGCAATTCAGTGGAGAGCATAGAGTGCAAGAAAATATGCCACAAGGTGTTGATCGGGGTGAAGATAAAGTCATGAGTTCCAAATCCACGGGAACGGTGGATGGAAACGAGAGTTCTGTGGAAATCAAAAAACGTGGATCTAGCGAAAGTTGTACAG TTTCCCTGGAGGAAGAGAATAGAAGACTAAAAGAAGCTCGATTGTGTAAAATCTGTATGGACAAAGAGGTGGCAGTAGTTTTTCTACCGTGTGGACATTTGTCAACGTGTGTTCATTGTGCCCCGTCTTTGAAACATTGTCCAATGTGTCGTCAAGAAATTCGAGCCACAGTCCGGACATTTTTAGCATAA
- the LOC107219082 gene encoding baculoviral IAP repeat-containing protein 7 isoform X1, producing the protein MNVEENRLRTFSDWPSNAAVDCNRIARAGFYYTGRSLEVQCFLCGGKITEWNYGDQVMARHRQLDPNCPFVLNPSSTCNVPLVSSPNPLSPSSSSSSSSVSRQQSNNRNPIPAVSAAIRRSQEPRAEYRTEAQRLRSFANWPVPTIVSPESLAKAGFYYLQEADMVECAFCRGIIMKWEPGDEPDREHRIHFPTCDFYLHRENNELVSTENVELGNVKLTSGTESDLTELGIQAHTAPRQPKHATYEGRLRTYQGWPESLRQTPEMLADAGFYYVGVEDQVRCFYCDGGLRNWEATDDAWTEHAKWFPKCGFVALVRGQEFIKHCIDNRPPLDPSIFAEVADNGSGDVRETHPPSLSTVTPPNIRSVTEAEIEELLNTAPALAALEIGLHVGRVKAALRQRIEQTGIPFTNADQLIEDALHVQFREDGGRSDNHTPESPSAELTNLLNQVIASRTLNDSDSNAEQFSGEHRVQENMPQGVDRGEDKVMSSKSTGTVDGNESSVEIKKRGSSESCTVSLEEENRRLKEARLCKICMDKEVAVVFLPCGHLSTCVHCAPSLKHCPMCRQEIRATVRTFLA; encoded by the exons ATGAACGTCGAGGAAAACAGGTTAAGAACGTTTTCGGACTGGCCGTCGAACGCGGCGGTCGACTGCAACCGCATTGCCAGGGCCGGATTTTACTATACGGGTCGGAGCCTTGAGGTTCAATGTTTTTTATGTGGTGGCAAAATAACCGAATGGAATTATGGGGACCAGGTGATGGCTCGCCACCGTCAGCTCGATCCAAATTGTCCCTTTGTTCTGAATCCATCTAGCACTTGCAACGTGCCATTAGTCTCGTCGCCAAATCCTCTATCCCCCtcctcgtcatcgtcgtcgtcgtcagtCTCTCGGCAGCAGTCGAACAACCGTAACCCAATACCAGCCGTGTCTGCAGCCATAAGAAGAAGCCAGGAACCGAGAGCAGAGTACAGAACCGAGGCTCAGAGACTGAGATCGTTCGCCAATTGGCCTGTGCCAACGATCGTGTCACCAGAAAGCCTTGCCAAAGCAGGATTTTATTACCTTCAAGAAGCCGACATG gtGGAGTGTGCATTTTGCCGTGGTATTATCATGAAGTGGGAACCTGGCGACGAACCTGACAGAGAGCACAGAATTCACTTCCCAACCTGTGATTTCTACCTACAtagagaaaataatgaat TAGTATCTACAGAGAACGTGGAGTTGGGTAATGTGAAATTGACTTCAGGGACAGAGTCAGACTTAACGGAGCTTGGAATTCAAGCGCACACCGCGCCTCGACAACCCAAACATGCCACCTATGAAGGTAGATTACGAACATATCAAGGATGGCCTGAAAGCCTGAGACAAACCCCCGAAATGTTGGCTGATGCAGGTTTCTACTACGTCG gGGTTGAGGACCAAGTCAGGTGTTTCTACTGTGATGGAGGATTGCGTAATTGGGAAGCAACAGATGACGCATGGACCGAGCATGCCAAATGGTTTCCAAAATGTGGATTCGTCGCTCTAGTTAGAGGACAAGAATTCATCAAACATTGTATAGACAATCGACCGCCTCTAGATCCTTCG ATATTTGCTGAAGTGGCAGACAATGGATCCGGTGACGTAAGAGAAACTCATCCACCCTCGCTATCAACGGTTACCCCGCCAAACATACGCAGCGTCACCGAAGCTGAGATTGAAGAGTTACTCAACACAGCTCCTGCATTG GCAGCACTGGAAATTGGCTTACACGTTGGAAGAGTCAAAGCAGCACTTAGACAAAGAATTGAACAAACAGGTATCCCATTCACGAACGCCGATCAGCTTATCGAAGATGCGCTTCATGTGCAGTTCAGAGAAGATGGCGGCAG GTCTGACAATCATACTCCAGAGTCGCCATCAGCAGAATTGACTAATCTATTAAACCAAGTCATAGCATCAAGAACATTGAATGATTCGGATAGCAACGCGGAGCAATTCAGTGGAGAGCATAGAGTGCAAGAAAATATGCCACAAGGTGTTGATCGGGGTGAAGATAAAGTCATGAGTTCCAAATCCACGGGAACGGTGGATGGAAACGAGAGTTCTGTGGAAATCAAAAAACGTGGATCTAGCGAAAGTTGTACAG TTTCCCTGGAGGAAGAGAATAGAAGACTAAAAGAAGCTCGATTGTGTAAAATCTGTATGGACAAAGAGGTGGCAGTAGTTTTTCTACCGTGTGGACATTTGTCAACGTGTGTTCATTGTGCCCCGTCTTTGAAACATTGTCCAATGTGTCGTCAAGAAATTCGAGCCACAGTCCGGACATTTTTAGCATAA
- the LOC107219086 gene encoding MIP18 family protein galla-1 — MLSFFRKLSLSDKVKEGILPYGVMATPEDLLKAKNQSSLLLKDENELRETIYDLLRTIKDPEKPQTLEELDVVYEDCVYINKPTTKGVSVIRIEFNPTVPHCSLATLIGLCIRVKLERHLIASFKLDIYIKEGAHATEDEINKQINDKERIAAAMENPNLRDLVEKCIQEEE; from the exons ATGTTATCGTTTTTTCGTAAATTGTCGTTATCGGACAAAGTTAAGGAAGGCATACTGCCGTACGGAGTTATGGCCACCCCAGAAGATCTTTTGAAAGCTAAAAACCAGAGCAGTTTGTTattgaaagatgaaaatgaGCTGAGGGAAACTATTTATG ATTTGCTCCGAACAATAAAAGACCCCGAAAAACCCCAAACCCTTGAAGAACTGGATGTTGTGTATGAGGATTGCGTCTACATAAATAAACCGACAACAAAAGGTGTCTCAGTGATTCGAATTGAGTTTAACCCAACAGTACCACACTGTTCCTTAGCTACGCTCATCGGTCTCTGTATCCGTGTTAAATTAGAACGTCACTTAATCGCTTCGTTCAAACTGGATATCTATATCAAGGAAGGGGCTCATGCAACAGAAGATGAAA ttaacaaacaaataaacgaCAAAGAACGAATCGCCGCTGCAATGGAAAACCCTAACTTGAGAGATCTTGTTGAGAAGTGTATTCAAGAGGAAGAATGA